The sequence below is a genomic window from Sneathiella marina.
CAATACGAGTATTTTGAGCTGGATAAAATGTAATTCAGTATGAATACCGAAAATTCGCCAATCAGCGGTAAAGCAGGTAAAATATTACTGGTCTCTCGACATCACTTCCTTGACCTTATTGGCAATTTCCTTCAGCGAGAACGGCTTCGGCAGAAAATCTATCTTACTGACATCATAGTCAAGATCTTTGCGGAACGCGTCTTCCGCATATCCGGAAACAAAGATGACTTTCATATCTGGCTCCTTCGCCAGAACATTTTTGACGAGTGTCGGACCATCCATGTTTGGCATAACGACATCCGTTATCAACAAATCAATCTCACCATCATGCTCGGCAGCAACTTCCAGTGCAGTTTCACCGCAATCCGCCTGCAGGACATCATACCCTTTGTTCTGAAGCGCACGTGCCGCAAACAAACGAACAGGGTCTTCATCCTCCACCAGCAGAATAGTTCCAGTGCCGGTAAGGTCGCGATGAACTTGCAGTGGCTGCGTGTCTTCCCCGCTAAGTGCTTCTGATGTATCTACATAACGCGGTAGGAACAAAAGAAAGGTTGTCCCTGGTTTTTCCTTATTATTCTCGGCAAATATGAAACCGCCTGTTTGCTTGATAATACCGTAAACGGTACTCAGCCCCAGCCCGGTTCCCTCACCAACTTTTTTTGTCGTAAAGAAGGGCTCGAATATTTTTTCGATCACATCGTCGGGGATTCCGGTCCCTGTGTCCGCGACCTTGACAAGAATATAGTCTCCAGGTGGTATGAGTTCATGATGCTCTTTACCCCGCTCTGTGATCGTCAGGTTTTCCGTCTCGAAAGTTAAATTCCCGTCACCAGACATGGCATCCCGGCCATTGACGGCCAGATTGATAATAACCTGTTCAAACTGACCCCGGTCAACTTTCACCAGCCATAGATCTCGCGCATGAGTGATTTTGAGCTGAATAGTCTCACCAATCAAGCGCCGCAGTAAATTGGAAAGCTCTGCCAATACATCGGTTAAGTCCGTCACTTCCGGCCGCAGGGTTTGCTGCCGAGAGAAAGCCAGGAGCTGTCGAACCAACCCGGCGGCTCGGTTAGCATTTTGCTTGATTTGATTAATGTCGGAATAGGAAGGGTCGCCTACTTGATGCTTCAACATTAACAAATCACAGAACCCGATCATTGCCGTCAACAAATTATTAAAGTCATGGGCGATACCACCCGCCAACTGTCCAACAGCCTGCATTTTTTGGCTTTGCGCAAACTGAACTTCAAGATTTCTCTGAATTGAGGTGTCAACGACATGGACAAGAAACCGCCCCGCATTTTCCTCGCTGCTGGCAATGGCACTTATATACAGGTTTGCAGCCCGTTCCGCCCCCCCTTTGAGTTTTACCTCAATCGGCGTCGAGGCACTGGAACTCACGGAAGCTGCATCTAGCTTATGCTGCAGATGTGGCTGGTCCTCAAATTGCACAAGCTCAGTTACATGGCTACCGACCGCACTGTTCAGGACGGTCTCCGTCAACACTCGAAACGCCGGATTTCCTTCGATGACAACTCCCTCAATATCCAGCAATACAATACCAATGGGCGCAGCCTCAAAGAAGCGCCGGAAATGAAGCTCCGCACTGGCGACCCGTTCACGCCATTCCTGCTCCTGCAACAATTCTCGGACAACTGATCTTGACCCAAGAATATTTCCGGCATCATCGCGTACAATCGTCTGTGTTATGTGAACCGGCAGTATTGTGCTATCTCGCCGCAGCAGATCTACTTCTCCCTCAAAAAGTTGGCCGGCCTCGGTCAAATCCTCCATAAAAGTCAACTGGCCATCACTATTCTGAACAATGAGATCGGAAAAATTCATGACGTCATTTGCCAGTTCGTCCTGATGATACCCAAGCCATTCCGCAAAAATCCGATTGACGAATAATATTTTACCCTCAGCATCGAGTGAATAGAATCCAACCGGCGCATTATTGAAATATTCGGAGAGTTTTTCCCTTTCAATGCGTTCGTCTTCTTCTTGACGATGCTGGCGCGTAGTTTCAGTCACATACCAGATTATATTTTCCGGTATTGCCTCAATGGAGTGGGCCAAGATCGAAAGCCATCGACCGCCTTTCATTTGAATATCGGTTCGCAATCCGGACGACCTATCATACACTGCTGCTTTAAGAATTTGGCCAATCTGTCGAATGGCTTCCGGATCATCCGACAAAACATCATTCAATGTTTTCCGCGATCCGCGAGCAGGCAAACCGAGAAGTTTCAGATAAGCGCGGTTCGATGCGACGAACAATCCATCTTTTGTTGTGATGAGCCGACCTTCTGGACTGGTAGAAATTACTTCAAGAAGCAGTTCCAGATTTCCGCTTGCCGCCCGTCGCAATCCGTGAAAAATCAAATACCAAAGACCCAACCCCATCGCGACAACTACCATGGCGCTCAGAATTATAATATTGAGTGGTCCAAGCTCTTGCCCCAATAAAGCAGAGACGACGATCAGAGCAGCAACCAGAAAAAACGCCGCAGCCAGTTGCCGAGCGTCTAAGCCAACTGAAAATCGACGGTTTCTTGGTTGCCTGGTTTTTCTGTCCACCATTCCACAGACCTATTTCGTGTATTTTTGTTTGTTGAGACGCATTACATATCCAATAATTTCGGCGACGGCCTTAAAATGCTCATAAGGTATTTCTTCATCAAGATCGCAGGCTTTGTGCAAAGCTCGGGCTAACGGCGGGTTCTCGACAATAGGTATTTCGTTCTCATTTGCGATATCACGAATTCTGAAGGCAATATTATCCAAGCCCTTAGCCACCACGATAGGGGCTCTTTCATCATCGGGGCTATATTTAAGCGCTACCGCAA
It includes:
- a CDS encoding hybrid sensor histidine kinase/response regulator encodes the protein MVDRKTRQPRNRRFSVGLDARQLAAAFFLVAALIVVSALLGQELGPLNIIILSAMVVVAMGLGLWYLIFHGLRRAASGNLELLLEVISTSPEGRLITTKDGLFVASNRAYLKLLGLPARGSRKTLNDVLSDDPEAIRQIGQILKAAVYDRSSGLRTDIQMKGGRWLSILAHSIEAIPENIIWYVTETTRQHRQEEDERIEREKLSEYFNNAPVGFYSLDAEGKILFVNRIFAEWLGYHQDELANDVMNFSDLIVQNSDGQLTFMEDLTEAGQLFEGEVDLLRRDSTILPVHITQTIVRDDAGNILGSRSVVRELLQEQEWRERVASAELHFRRFFEAAPIGIVLLDIEGVVIEGNPAFRVLTETVLNSAVGSHVTELVQFEDQPHLQHKLDAASVSSSASTPIEVKLKGGAERAANLYISAIASSEENAGRFLVHVVDTSIQRNLEVQFAQSQKMQAVGQLAGGIAHDFNNLLTAMIGFCDLLMLKHQVGDPSYSDINQIKQNANRAAGLVRQLLAFSRQQTLRPEVTDLTDVLAELSNLLRRLIGETIQLKITHARDLWLVKVDRGQFEQVIINLAVNGRDAMSGDGNLTFETENLTITERGKEHHELIPPGDYILVKVADTGTGIPDDVIEKIFEPFFTTKKVGEGTGLGLSTVYGIIKQTGGFIFAENNKEKPGTTFLLFLPRYVDTSEALSGEDTQPLQVHRDLTGTGTILLVEDEDPVRLFAARALQNKGYDVLQADCGETALEVAAEHDGEIDLLITDVVMPNMDGPTLVKNVLAKEPDMKVIFVSGYAEDAFRKDLDYDVSKIDFLPKPFSLKEIANKVKEVMSRDQ